Below is a window of Candidatus Binatia bacterium DNA.
TCCGTGCGCAGGCGGGTGAACGCCCGGTTCCGGCTCCAGCGTTCCCGGGCGCGGACAAGGAGCTGGCTCACGCGGCCACGAGTGAGCTTCAACTGGCTGGCGACGTCATTCTGATTCGGCCACGGCGATAGGAAACCCTCGGCGGGTTCGTCGAGTCCCAGCAACAGGCGGATCGCTCGCGCTTCCGAGGATGGCTCTCCCGCCTTCGCCGGAAGCAATTGCTGGGCGAGCACGTCGACGCTCGGGGCCTCAACCTCATCGGCATCTGGGTCCTTTTCCACGGGCTTCATCCGGCCCGTGGCGAGCTCGGGGAATCGAGTGCTGAGGTTGGCGAAGACCGTCCCGAGCTCGCGGCGCGTCTTGTTGCCGATACCGCGCATTCGGTAGAGGTCGACGACCGGGACCGCCAATAGATCGGCCACGGTGACGATGTTCATGCGGTCGAGGGCGTTCAGGGCGCGGGTGCTGAGGGAGAGCAGCGCCACCTGGGTCTCGGGCCGGGCCGGCGCGAGGGCGGCCTCCAATTCGGCGGCCCGGTCCGTTTCGGTGACATGGGGCTGGCGCTCGCCGACGGCGAAGACGCGGCGCCACGCCTTGAGCATCTCCTCGCAGTTGTCGAAGCGCTCACGGGGGTCCCGTCGCAGGGCGGTGCGGAAGAACTCCGTCATGGGCTCACGGAGATCGGGGTCGAACAGCGCGGTGTCGAGCGTAGCTTCGCAGTCCAGCAGTGCCGGGTCGCTCTGGCCGTCGCCCCACTTCGGGAGTGTGCCGGTCGCCATCTCGTACAGGGTCATCGCTGCGGCGAACCGCTCTGCCGCAAGGTCCCAGCGCGGCGGCTTTCGCAACGAGAGGAAGGGGTCGAGATAGGGGCGTGTGCCGGCACGGATATTTTCCGCCGGCGCTCGCGACAGGGAGAAGTCGAACAGGACGAGATGGAGCTTGTCGCCCCGGCCCACCGGCGTCACGCCGATATTGTCCGGCTTGATGTCCCGGTGCGGGATGCCTTGCTGTTCCAGCCAATCGACGGTTTGCAGGAGGTCCTCACCGAAGCGTTCCAGGTGTTCGAGGTGCAGACGACCTTCGCTGCGGAGCCGCTGCGCAAGGGTTTCGTCGCCGGCCTTCTCCATGAGGAACCCGAATCGCTCCCCGATCTGAAGGGTCTCGTGCAGCGCGACGATGTGCTGGTGCCGGAGCTTGTCGAGAATCTCGGCCTCGTCCTGGAGCCGTCTGTTGTGGTCGGGCTCGCTGGCAACCTTGAGGACGTACTCGTGCCCATCGCGTTCGACCAGCAGGGCGAGCGCGCACGACCCCTGGCCGAGGCGTCGCTTGACGACGAAGCCGCCTTCGAGGCGGTCGTTGGTCTTGGCCTCGCTGGGGTCGACGGCGCCGTCCTCGGCGGGAACGGTCAGTTCCTCCTCGACGGTTTCGAGCAGCCCGAGGAACCCATCGACCGAATCGAGGCGATTGGGGACCTCCGGGTGCGTGCTGTACTGAATGAGCCCCTCGAGGTTGCTCCCGGCACCGTCGAGAACGGATGAGATTCGGAGGCCCTTGCCCAGGCGCAGCTTCTCGCCCAACTCGACGAGGGAGGTGGCGGGTGGCTGTCCGGTGAAGAGGTGGTACGCAATGGCACCAAGCGAGAAGACGTCGGCCAACTCGCCCGCGGCGTCGGTGCCGGCGACGACTTCCGGGGCGAGGAAGACGAGTGCGGCGTCGTCGACCAGCTCGGACAGGTGTGCGGTGCCGGTCGTCGCCGGCATGGCCGAGGTGCTGCCGGCGGCACGGGTGGCGGTCTGCCAGTTGAAGACCTGGATCTTGGGCATCGCGGCGTCAGGATCGAGGACGAGGATGCTGTGCGGGCTGAGGGCGCGGTGGAAGAGCTTCCTCTCGTGGGCGTACCGGAGCGCGTCGCCGATCTGGCGCAGGAGGTCCATGCGCACGTCCACGCTCAGCGTCGCCCCCTTGTGCAGTAGGAAGTGCTGGAGGGAGATCGACTTCGAGTCGTGCTCGAAGACCAGGGCGGGGCCACGTTCGTGTTCCCGGTAATCGACGGCGCGGAGCACGCCGGGGTGGTGAATGCCTTCGAGGATCTGGAATTCACGCTGGGCGGCGCGGCGGAGGGTGTCGCGGGCCTCGATGCCGAGCCCGAGAGCCATCGGATAGATGCGAACGCGGCGGCGTACGGTGGACAGTGAGGCATGCCGGGCTTCCCAGTCCTGGTAGCCAGGGCCCTCGGCGAGGAGCGCGCCGAGGACGTAGTCGCCGACGCGACGGGACCGTTGGGAGGGGCGGATGCCGGCCTCGTCGACGGCACGGGTCAGAGCCCTGGCGCGGGGCTTGTCGATGCGGCGGTCGGCGGGGTCGTCCGGACCGCCGGGGGTCCACCGCATGAGTGCCGCGAGAATCCCGGGCCAGGCGGCCTGGTCGCCGGCGGCCTCACGGTCGCGGGCGTACACGTTGTGCTGGGCGGCCGGGTTGAGTTGGAGGCGCAGATCGGGCGCCGAGCAGAAGACGACAGGCTGGAGAAACGGGACGCGGATCTTCTGGCAAGCTTTCTGGCGGGTGAGCAGGGACTTGAGCTTCTTGGCCTTGCGGTCGGCGAGGATCAGCGGGTTGTCGTAGCTGTACTTCTTGCCCTCGGCGGTCCAGGTCCACGTGTGGGCGTCGCCCTCGAGCACACCGGGCCGGCTCTTGATCTCGACGAGGAAGAAGCCCTTCGGGGTGACGACGAGGAGGTCGACCTCGTAGATGTTGCCGTTGTCGGCAATGAACTCGAAGTTGGCCCAGGCGCGGTACGGGTCGGTGTCGGGGAGGCGTTCCCGAATGAAGTGCAGGGCGTCGCGTTCCCACGGGAACTCGGACTCGGTGATGGTCTGCCAGCGGCCGTCGGAAAGCATACGCGCTCGGGAGGCCGGCTCCAGGCCCACCCCCGGTGTGCGTTGTTGACAACAAAGGATGCGGGTCAGTCAAGGACACGTATCGAAGCGCGTCCCGCCGGCCGTCGCTGGGCGTGCCGTCACGAACCCCCGGCCATTTCCGCCAGCAAGGCTTCGATCCGCTGAAAGACGGTCTGAATCGTTTCTTCGTCGGGCAGGAAAGTAACGCGGAAATGATCGGTGTAATCGACGTTGAACGACGAACCGGGAACCACGAGGATATGCTTCTCCTCCAGCAGACGCATCGCAAACGCGTTGTCGTCGAAGTCGGGCAGGTCGTCCTTCTTGACGCGGATGAAAGCGTACAGCGCGCCGCGCGGGGGGGTGAGACTGAGGTAGCGCGAGCGCCCGACCGCGTCGATCAGCGCGCGCCGCTGGCGGCCCAGGCGGCCGGCCGGCGCGGTGAGATCAAAGATGCTCTGCACACCCCCGAGCGCCGTTTGCACCGCCCACTGCCCCGGCACGCTCGAACACAGCCGCAGTGACGCCAGCATTTCCAGGCAGCTCAGGTACTCGGCGGCGTGATCGCGCCGGCCGCTGAAAAACACCCAGCCGGTGCGAAAGCCGCAGGCCCGATACACCTTCGAGAGGCCGCCGAAGGTGGCGCACAGGGTGTGCTCGCACAACGTCGCGGCGGGAACGTGTTTGGCGCCGTCGTACAGGACGCGATCGTAGATCTCGTCGCTGAAGAGCGCGATCTTGCGCCGCTCGGCGAGGCGTACCAGCGCCTCGACCACCTCGCGCGGATATACCGCGCCGGTCGGATTGTTCGGGTTGACCAATACCAGCGCCTTGCAGCGCGGGGTCAGCAGATGCGCCACCGCTTCCGGATCGGGAATGAACTCGTTCTCCGGCCGGCACTGATAGTAGACCGGCTTGCCGCCGGCGATGACGACGGCGGCGGTCCACAGTGGGTAATCGGGCGCCGGCAGCAGCACCTCATCGCCCGGTTCGATTAGCGCCTCCATCGTCATCAGAATCAGTTCCGAGACGCCGTTGCCCATAAAGACATCGTCGGCCGTCACCCCGGCGATGCCGCGCGTCTGCGTGTCCATGACCACGGCTTCGCGCGCCGGGAAGATGCCCTTCTGATGGCAATAGCCTTCGGCCTGCGAGAGGTTTTCGAGCAGCGCGAGGCGTAGCGTTTCGGGCGGACGGAAACCGAACGCGGCCGGGTTGCCGATGTTTACCTTGATGACCTCGTAGCCTTTGCGTTCGAGCTCTTGTGCGCGCCGCGCCAGCGGCCCGCGGATTTCATAGCGGACATGCGCGAGGTGGCGCGCCGGCAACAGGTGCGGCATGGCGTCGGAGGAGGGCATCGTACTTCCGCGTTATGCGCCGCCGCGGCGGCTATCTCAAGCGCAGCACGCGCCGGCCAAGAACGCGCACGGCACCCCCAGGTTTCCGCCCGGGATCGTTCGTTCTCCCAAGACCCACGGCTCCGCTGGGAAACATGCTCGCCGCAGAGAGATATGGTCCCAAGGGGATTCGAACCCCTGCTACCGACGTGAGAGGCCGGCGTCCTAACCGCTAGACGATGGGACCGCGTAGATGACGGGGGAGTGCGGGGCCGCGCCCCGCACTCCTGCACCGTCGCTGGCTGAGGAGGTAGGACTCGAACCTACAATCGCCTGATCCAGAGTCAGGTGGCTTACCAATTAGCCGACTCCTCATCACCAGGGCTCCACGCAGACTACGGAGCGCCTCCCGCGAAGTCAAGGTGCGTTCCCGCGGAGCGCCCCTCGATACGGCCCCTGAACCCTTCGATACGCCGATTGAGAAGACATCGGCTACTCAGGGCGATCGGGTCATGGAGATGGGGCCTACTCGGGGCGAACGGGTGCATCGGTCCGAAGTCTCAACGGATGCACCGGTCCGAATCTCAAACGAGCGGGGCCACCACCCGTTCGCCCCGAGAAGCCGACCGGCGCGGCGCCGGTTTGTTGGGCCAATGAACCCGAATCCGTTCGGCCTGAGTAGCGCCCGTCTTTTCAGGGCGCGTATCGAAGGCCACCCCATTCGGAAGGCGCCCCGGTTCATTGGTAGTGCCGGCCCGTCTTTTTGGGCCGGTGTATCGAGGGGCGCCCGCCTGGCACAGGCAGTTGTTTCTTAGGAGCGCCTGTCTTCGTCGGGCGCGTATCGAGAGGCGTTTGGCCGGTTGAACCGCCGCCAAAAGCTGGTTATCCACGAACGCTCTATCCAACAGGAGACCCGTGTCCATGACCACCAAACCCACAACCGAGGTCACTACCACCGCACCCGGCACGGACTTCATCCGCCAGATCGTCAGCGCCGACCTCCAGAGCGGCAAGCACACCGTCATCCGTACTCGCTTCCCCCCGGAACCCAACGGCTACCTCCATATCGGCCACGCCAAGTCCATCTGCCTCAACTTCGGCATTGCCGAGGATTTCGGCGGCTTCTGCCACCTCCGCTTCGACGATACCAACCCGGTCAAGGAGGACATCGAGTACGTCGAGTCCATCCAGGAAGACGTCCACTGGCTCGGCTTCGACTGGGGCGACAACCTCTTCTACGCCGCCGACTACTTCGACCGCCTCTACGAATATGCCGTCGAGCTGATCCGCAAAGGCAAAGCCTACGTCTGCCACCTCTCGGCCGAGGAAACCCGCGCCTATCGCGGCACGCTCACCGAGCCCGGCAAGAACAGCCCCTACCGCGACCGCTCCGTCGAAGAGAATCTCAACCTCTTCGACCGTATGCGCCGCGGCGAGTTCGACGAGGGCGCCTGCGTGCTCCGCGCCAGGATCGACATGGCCTCGGGCAACATGAACATGCGTGACCCGGCCATCTACCGCATCAAGAAAGCCTCGCACCACCGCACCGGCGACAAGTGGTGCATCTACCCCATGTACGACTGGGCCCACGGCCTCTCCGACGCTATCGAAGGCATCACGCACTCCATCTGCACCCTCGAGTTCGAAGACCACCGCCCGCTCTACGACTGGTGCCTCGACCAGCTCGACGTCCCCTGCCACCCGCAGCAGATCGAGTTCGCCCGCCTCAACCTCACGTACACCGTGCTCAGCAAGCGTAAGCTGCTCCAGCTCGTCCGCGACCATCACGTCGACGGCTGGGACGATCCGCGCATGCCGACCCTCGCCGGCTACCGGCGCCGCGGCTACACGCCGGAGGCCGTCCGCAACTTCTGCGCCCGCATCGGCGTCTCCAAGGCCAACAGCACCGTCGACGTGACGCTGCTCGAACACACCATCCGCGACGACCTCAACAAACGAGCCCCGCGTGTCATGGGCGTGCTCAATCCACTGCGCGTCGTCATCGACAATTACCCGGACGATCAGGTCGAACAGCTCGACGCCGTCAACAACCCCGAAGACCCGTCCGCCGGCACCCGCAAGGTGCCGTTCTCGAAGGTCCTCTACATCGAGCAGGACGACTTCCGCGAAGTTCCGCCGCCGAAGTATTTCCGGCTCTCCCCCGGCAAGGAAGTACGACTGCGCTGGGGCTACTTCATCACCTGCACGGGCGTCACAAAGGACCCAACCACCGACGCGGTGACCGAGATTCACTGCACCTACGACCCCGCCACCCGCGGCGGCGATGCGCCTGACGGCCGCAAGGTCAAGAGCACCATTCACTGGGTCTCCGCCGCCCACGCCGTCGACGCCGAGGTGCGTCTGTACGATCGCCTGTTCCGTACGGAGTTCCCCGACCGCGAGGACGATCTCATCGCCGCCCTCAACCCCGACTCGCTGCAGATCCTGCGCGGCTGCAAACTCGAGCCCTCGCTCGCCGCCGCGAAACCCGGCGATCGGGTCCAGTTCGAGCGCCAGGGCTACTTTTTCGTCGACCCGAAGCTCTCGGCCCCCGACGCGCCGGTGTTCAACCGAATCGTCGGGCTCAAGGACACCTGGGCCAAGATCGAAAAGCGCGGCGGGTAATGCGGGCAGATCGGCCTGAGCGAATCGGGTCCGATAGCGGAATCGAGGCGCCTATCCCGCACTATTCGTGCATCTGACGGCGCCCCTCGATAGGCGCGAACGCACGAACAATCCGCGCTAAGTACTCCGGTTCATTAGTCCGGCGACGTACTCCGTTCGTCCCAAGTAGCGCCATCTTTTCGGCGGCGTATCGAGGGGCGGGGCCGCAAAGCCGCTCGCCAGGCTGCCCCTCGATACGCCCCCTGAGAAAACGGGGCTACTCGGGGCGAACGGGAAGCGTCGTACGGAATACGTCGCCGTAATTGTGCCCATCACTACTAAGGCGAAGGCGATAAGGGTAGGAGGTCGATTTCCCCGGTGCGCGGGTTCCGCCAGCGCAGCCGTGCCCCCGGATCTTCGGAGCTGCCGTAGCGAGCGGTCATGCGAACCTGGTGCGTACCGGCACTCAGCTCGACGTCGCCATGCACCGAGTTGCCGTCGATGGTTAGAGTCGCGGCGCCTTCCGACGCCTCCGCCACGATGTAGTACTTGCCGGGTTCGTCCACACTCATCACCCCCTCCCACTCGACACGACACGGTGGCTTACCCGAGCCTTGAGGGAAGCGGCACGCGGCCGGCTGGAACCCGAAACTGATCGCCGGCTCGATACGGTCGATGAACGGGCTCGGATCGTCGCCGCGAAAGTAACGCGCCCGGACCCCACGGGTTTGCCCAGCCGGTGCGCGCAGCCGCCGACCGAGGTCGCAGGCCACGAAGGCCCAGCCTGCCGTGTCGGGATGAACCACCTTGTTGCACCGCACGCCGGGAAAACGCGCCGCGATCAGCCGGGCGAGGTCGTCATGCTCGTACGTCGATTCGACGACCACTCTGAGATCGCGGCCGGTCCACGGCCCCGGGTCGCCGCGGAAGACGGCCCACAGATCGCCGGTTACTTCGCCGGGAGGCGTACCGGCGAGCAACCAGGAGAAGTCGCTCGCCGAGTAGAAGTTGTAAGTGTCGCCGACGAGCATGACGTAGGCGTCCCGCGGCAGCGTACGCACATAGCGGAGGAGAACCGTGTAGCGGTTCTGAAATCCCTGTCGCACCGCAGGGTCGGTGATGGTCCGGTTGAAGAACAGGTCGTAGTTCAGCCAGCCGACGACTCCCGCCAACATCGCCGCGCTCCCCACGAGCCACCTCTGTGCACCGCGTCCGATCGCCCCATGGGCCAACGACCACAGACGATCGAGGAAGAAGCCGGCGAGCACGAAGATCAACGGAACGATCCCCTGCAGTCGGCGCACGTCGAGGTTTTGCACGAAGGTGCTGCCAAGGAGCAGCAGCACCAGGAACGTCAGCGCGAAGTAGCCTTGCCAGCGGTACCGCCACCAGACGAGACAATACGCCAGTGCGATCGGCAGCAAGGTCCCCGTCACCGGATCGAGCATGGGCTCGTTGGGCAGATTGAACGTCGCCGAGGAATCGCCGGTGTGATTGAAGATCGCTGCCGTGTCGACGATGCGGTCGATGCGTTGACGCAAGAAGGCGCGGACGTCAGCCGTATAATACTGCTCGTTGAGCAGCGAGCGATTGGCGGCTTCGAGATAGTAAGCGGGATGCTTTCGCAGTTGTTCGACAAGAACCACCACCGGCCCCGCATACGCCGCCGCCGCCAGGACAAGCCCCACCAATTCGACGACCAGCGTCTGCCGAGCCGCGGTCACCGCCCGCGGCAGGATGGCACGGCGCCACTCGCGCACGCGCACCCACAGGCTGATCAGAAAGAACAGGCCCACAAACAGCGTCGTGCCGCGATAGCCGGCGTAAGTGTACAGCGTGTACGCGCTCAGAAAGCCGATCCATGGATACCAGGCCAGGCCGGGCCGCCGGTGTACTCGCAGGCAGATCGCATAGAGGACGACGACCAGGAGGGTCGTGGCGAAGATGTTGTGGCCGAGTCGGGCATACAGCAGGTGCCAACTGCAGACCGCGAACAGCGCCGTGGCCAGCAGCGCCGGCGGTCGCGCCACCACCTGACGCAACACCAGGTACACCGCGGGTACCGTCAGTGCGCTGATCATCGTGAACGGCAACCGCAGCGTCGTCAGGCTGACCCCGAACAGCGCGAAAAACGGTACCGGCAACCAGCGGTCCGCGAGGAACTCCCATGGCCGCGCGCCGTGAGCGAAGATCTCGAAAGCGATCTGTCCCGCCTGCGGCTCTTCGACCGCGCACAC
It encodes the following:
- the pglW gene encoding BREX system serine/threonine kinase PglW, which produces MLSDGRWQTITESEFPWERDALHFIRERLPDTDPYRAWANFEFIADNGNIYEVDLLVVTPKGFFLVEIKSRPGVLEGDAHTWTWTAEGKKYSYDNPLILADRKAKKLKSLLTRQKACQKIRVPFLQPVVFCSAPDLRLQLNPAAQHNVYARDREAAGDQAAWPGILAALMRWTPGGPDDPADRRIDKPRARALTRAVDEAGIRPSQRSRRVGDYVLGALLAEGPGYQDWEARHASLSTVRRRVRIYPMALGLGIEARDTLRRAAQREFQILEGIHHPGVLRAVDYREHERGPALVFEHDSKSISLQHFLLHKGATLSVDVRMDLLRQIGDALRYAHERKLFHRALSPHSILVLDPDAAMPKIQVFNWQTATRAAGSTSAMPATTGTAHLSELVDDAALVFLAPEVVAGTDAAGELADVFSLGAIAYHLFTGQPPATSLVELGEKLRLGKGLRISSVLDGAGSNLEGLIQYSTHPEVPNRLDSVDGFLGLLETVEEELTVPAEDGAVDPSEAKTNDRLEGGFVVKRRLGQGSCALALLVERDGHEYVLKVASEPDHNRRLQDEAEILDKLRHQHIVALHETLQIGERFGFLMEKAGDETLAQRLRSEGRLHLEHLERFGEDLLQTVDWLEQQGIPHRDIKPDNIGVTPVGRGDKLHLVLFDFSLSRAPAENIRAGTRPYLDPFLSLRKPPRWDLAAERFAAAMTLYEMATGTLPKWGDGQSDPALLDCEATLDTALFDPDLREPMTEFFRTALRRDPRERFDNCEEMLKAWRRVFAVGERQPHVTETDRAAELEAALAPARPETQVALLSLSTRALNALDRMNIVTVADLLAVPVVDLYRMRGIGNKTRRELGTVFANLSTRFPELATGRMKPVEKDPDADEVEAPSVDVLAQQLLPAKAGEPSSEARAIRLLLGLDEPAEGFLSPWPNQNDVASQLKLTRGRVSQLLVRARERWSRNRAFTRLRTDIAALVESNGGVMAAEELAAALLATRGSARVDPLRTRQALAVTRAAVEVERDAQEPRVAVRRAVNRVFVAASQEMADYAQRLGAVADEMAVSDPIAAPARVLETLRAVPTAAGTVLSDSRLVQLAAVASSTAAVSSRLELYPRGMDPQRALRLAYGALLGTSEVTVEQIRERIRGRYPAASDLPDRPRLDELVREAGWDFEWSAERNAYRSKVGPFLATTSGTSSLTRYSTSPEGIVPFSAEVADARQFEERLQHAVKHGDFLVLTVRPRDLQLADDVLSTHFPVERTSLETLLIDEMHAQAAQLHVDWSTVLRADAAARDSRDWENLLRLVGRCLPAIEARLRKAERPLLLVYPGLLVRYGRLDLVERLKESLGRTGGVPGLWLLVPSGEPHAMPVLDGKPIPIITPGQWATIPEPWLRNLHRASVRA
- a CDS encoding aminotransferase class I/II-fold pyridoxal phosphate-dependent enzyme, which produces MPSSDAMPHLLPARHLAHVRYEIRGPLARRAQELERKGYEVIKVNIGNPAAFGFRPPETLRLALLENLSQAEGYCHQKGIFPAREAVVMDTQTRGIAGVTADDVFMGNGVSELILMTMEALIEPGDEVLLPAPDYPLWTAAVVIAGGKPVYYQCRPENEFIPDPEAVAHLLTPRCKALVLVNPNNPTGAVYPREVVEALVRLAERRKIALFSDEIYDRVLYDGAKHVPAATLCEHTLCATFGGLSKVYRACGFRTGWVFFSGRRDHAAEYLSCLEMLASLRLCSSVPGQWAVQTALGGVQSIFDLTAPAGRLGRQRRALIDAVGRSRYLSLTPPRGALYAFIRVKKDDLPDFDDNAFAMRLLEEKHILVVPGSSFNVDYTDHFRVTFLPDEETIQTVFQRIEALLAEMAGGS
- a CDS encoding glutamine--tRNA ligase/YqeY domain fusion protein — its product is MTTKPTTEVTTTAPGTDFIRQIVSADLQSGKHTVIRTRFPPEPNGYLHIGHAKSICLNFGIAEDFGGFCHLRFDDTNPVKEDIEYVESIQEDVHWLGFDWGDNLFYAADYFDRLYEYAVELIRKGKAYVCHLSAEETRAYRGTLTEPGKNSPYRDRSVEENLNLFDRMRRGEFDEGACVLRARIDMASGNMNMRDPAIYRIKKASHHRTGDKWCIYPMYDWAHGLSDAIEGITHSICTLEFEDHRPLYDWCLDQLDVPCHPQQIEFARLNLTYTVLSKRKLLQLVRDHHVDGWDDPRMPTLAGYRRRGYTPEAVRNFCARIGVSKANSTVDVTLLEHTIRDDLNKRAPRVMGVLNPLRVVIDNYPDDQVEQLDAVNNPEDPSAGTRKVPFSKVLYIEQDDFREVPPPKYFRLSPGKEVRLRWGYFITCTGVTKDPTTDAVTEIHCTYDPATRGGDAPDGRKVKSTIHWVSAAHAVDAEVRLYDRLFRTEFPDREDDLIAALNPDSLQILRGCKLEPSLAAAKPGDRVQFERQGYFFVDPKLSAPDAPVFNRIVGLKDTWAKIEKRGG
- a CDS encoding glycosyltransferase family 39 protein: MTHPQRAQRLRAVGTITAIGACAVAQWYIRAGQYRTVQTVVLLVAALVAAILAGPPVERVEVTTPGGAADRQRRFLALGILVAVVGAGGFALAIYWLRTDWYARFTEAAPLTVVAVGVWSIGLAIVQRCWWRPPVRTTLPWWEVVTVGFIFAVAVFLRFHRYDYYPPDGVCAVEEPQAGQIAFEIFAHGARPWEFLADRWLPVPFFALFGVSLTTLRLPFTMISALTVPAVYLVLRQVVARPPALLATALFAVCSWHLLYARLGHNIFATTLLVVVLYAICLRVHRRPGLAWYPWIGFLSAYTLYTYAGYRGTTLFVGLFFLISLWVRVREWRRAILPRAVTAARQTLVVELVGLVLAAAAYAGPVVVLVEQLRKHPAYYLEAANRSLLNEQYYTADVRAFLRQRIDRIVDTAAIFNHTGDSSATFNLPNEPMLDPVTGTLLPIALAYCLVWWRYRWQGYFALTFLVLLLLGSTFVQNLDVRRLQGIVPLIFVLAGFFLDRLWSLAHGAIGRGAQRWLVGSAAMLAGVVGWLNYDLFFNRTITDPAVRQGFQNRYTVLLRYVRTLPRDAYVMLVGDTYNFYSASDFSWLLAGTPPGEVTGDLWAVFRGDPGPWTGRDLRVVVESTYEHDDLARLIAARFPGVRCNKVVHPDTAGWAFVACDLGRRLRAPAGQTRGVRARYFRGDDPSPFIDRIEPAISFGFQPAACRFPQGSGKPPCRVEWEGVMSVDEPGKYYIVAEASEGAATLTIDGNSVHGDVELSAGTHQVRMTARYGSSEDPGARLRWRNPRTGEIDLLPLSPSP